TGTTCACTTGACTGATCAGCAGCGACCTTAGGCCGTTGCTCCGGCTCTTTGGCTGTTGGGTTGTGTCCACGACTCATTGGCCGTCTGGTCCATCGCTTCCTGGATCGCGCGTTTGCGGTTGGCTTCGGCGCGGCGGCTGAAGTACCAGACCATGAACGTAACGATCGACACCGCCAACAGAATCAGGCTCGCCACCGCGTTGATCTCAGGTTTCACGCCCAAACGTACCGCCGAAAACACCTCCATCGGCAGCGTCGTCGAACCTGGCCCGGAAACGAAACTCGCCAATACCAGATCATCCAGCGACAGCGCAAACGACATCATTCCGCCCGCCGCCAGCGACGGCGCGATCATCGGGATGGTGATCAAAAAGAACACCTTCAACGGCCGCGCGCCAAGGTCCATCGCCGCTTCTTCAATCGACAGATCCAGCTCACGCAAACGCGCCGACACCACCACCGCCACATATGCTGCACAGAACGTGGTGTGGGCAATCCAGATGGTGACGATACCGCGTTCCATCGGCCAGCCGATCATCTGCGCCATCGCCACAAACAGCAGCAACAGCGACAGACCGGTGATCACTTCCGGCATTACCAGCGGCGCCGTCACCAGCCCGCCGAACAGCGTGCGACCCTTGAACCGCGTAACCCGCGTCAGCACAAACGCCGCCAGCGTGCCCAGCGCCACCGCCGCAATCGCGGTGTAAAAGGCAATTTCCAGCGAGCGCAACACTGAGCCCATCAGTTGCGTGTTGTCGAGCAAACCGACGTACCACTTGATCGACCAGCCGCCCCAAACCGTCACCAGTTTCGAGGCGTTGAACGAGTAGATCACCAGAATCAGCATCGGCAGGTAGATAAACGACAGGCCGAAAATCAGCATGAACTTAGAAAATCCGAAGCGTTTCATCCCCGTGCCTCCATCTCTTTGGCCTGGCTGCGGTTGAACAGCAGAATCGGCACAATCAGGATCAACAGCATCACCACCGCCAGCGCGGACGCTACCGGCCAGTCGCGGTTATTGAAGAACTCTTGCCACAGCACACGCCCGATCATCAGCGTTTCCGGGCCGCCCAGCAGTTCTGGAATCACGAACTCGCCGACCACCGGAATGAACACCAGCATGCAACCGGCGATGATGCCGTTCTTGGCCAGCGGCACAGTGATTTTCCAGAAGTTGTTGAAGTTGCTCGAACCCAGGTCCGACGCGGCTTCCAGCAGGCTGTTGTCGTGCTTGACGAGGTTGGCGTAGAGCGGCAACACCATGAACGGCAGGTAGGCGTACACCACGCCGATGTACACCGCAGTGTTGGTGTTGAGGATCTCGATCGGTGCCGAGGTCAGCCCGGTCCACATCAGGAACGCGTTGAGCAAACCGTTGTTGCTGAGGATGCCCATCCACGCATACACGCGGATCAGGATCGCGGTCCAGGTCGGCATCATGATCAACAGCAGCAGGACGTTTTGCGTTTCCTTGCTCGCTTTGGTGATCGCATAGGCCATCGGAAAACCGATCACCAGGCACATCAACGTACTCAGCAGCGCGACTTTCAACGAGCCGAGGTACGCCGAGACATACAGCTCATCCTGGGTCAGCAAGCTGTAGTTGCCGAGGTTCAGCAGCAGTTCGAATTTCTGCTCGGCGAAAGTGTAGATCTCCGAGTACGGCGGGATCGCCAGCGCCGCTTCCGAAAAGCTGATTTTCATCACCAGGAAGAACGGCAGCATGAAGAACAGGAACAGCCAGATGAACGGAATCCCGATCACCACTTTGCGCCCGCTGGGGACCAGTCTGAGGAATTGCTGATTGAAGGTTTTCATGAGCGCAGTACCACGCCGCTGTCGTCTTCCCACCACACGTAGACCTGATCGTCCCAGGTCGGACGCGCGCCGCGCCGTTCGGCGTTGGCCATGAACGACTGCACGATTTTGCCGCCCGGCAGTTCAACGTAGAACACCGAGTGGCCGCCGAGGTAGGCAATGTCGTGGACCTTGCCGCGGGACCAGTTGTAGCGAAATTCCGGTTGGGTGGTGCTGACGAGCATTTTTTCCGGGCGGATGGCGTAGGTGATCGACTTGTCCTGCACCGAGGTGCTGACGCCGTGGCCGACGTAAATTTTCTGTTCCAGGTCCGGGCTGTGGATGATCGCGTGACCTTCCAGGTCCTCGACCACGGTGCCGTCGAAGGCGTTCACGTTGCCGATGAATTCGCAGACCATGCGGCTGACCGGCGCTTCGTAAATGTCCACCGGGCTGCCGATCTGCGCGATCCAGCCGAGGTGCATGATCGCGATGCGCTCGGCCATGGTCATGGCTTCTTCCTGGTCGTGCGTCACCATTACGCAGGTCACGCCGACCCGCTCAATGATCTGCACCAGCTCAAGTTGCATCTGCGAACGGAGTTTTTTATCCAGCGCGCCCATCGGTTCGTCGAGCAGCAACAGCTTTGGCCGTTTCGCCAGCGAGCGGGCGAGGGCGACGCGCTGGCGCTGGCCGCCGGACAACTGATGGGGTTTGCGTTTGGCATATTGGGTCATGTGCACCAGACGCAGCATTTCTTCGACGCGGGCGTCGATTTCGCTGGCGGACAAACGATCCTGCTTGAGGCCGAAGGCAATGTTCTGCGCCACCGTCATGTGCGGGAACAGCGCGTAAGACTGGAACATCATGTTGATCGGCCGCTCGTACGGCGGCATGTCGGTGATGTCGACGCCGTCGAGCAGAATCCGCCCTTCGGTTGGTCGCTCGAAGCCTGCGAGCATGCGCAGCAGGGTCGATTTGCCCGAGCCGGAACCACCGAGCAGGGCGAAGATTTCGCCCTGATGGATTTCCAGGGACACGTCGTCCACGGCAACGGTTTCGTCGAACTTCTTGGTCACGCGATCGATTTTCACCAAGACCTTTTTCGGTGCCTGATGACCTTCAAGAGCCTTCCTGTAAGTGCTGGAGGCGTTTGCCATTTGAAACTCCCAACAGGTTTCAGTCGTCGGGCCAACGCGGCCTGACTTAATAGTTGATTGCAAGCCTTGCCGGTACGGATGTCCCTTGTAGGAGCAAAGCTTGCTCGCGATGAGGGCCTGGCAATCGACATCAATGTTGAATGTTCGACCGCCATCGCGAGCAAGCTTTGCTCCTACAGGGGTAATCCATACCGCTCGGGCTTATTCGGCGCCGCCATCCTGGCTGCCTGGTGGTGCTTGTTGTTGTCTTGTTTCGTTTTTTACGCGTGAAGAAGCAGCGCGCGTCGGCGCACCCGCCCGTTCACAGGGGCAGTTAAATCGATGGATGAGGGTTTAAGTCGTCAGCGTTTTTTACGCAGCGCCGCGCGTTGCCGGCACGCGTCGCCAAACGCCTGGAAAATTCTCAAATAAGCAGGGTTGTCCAGCACCTGCCATTCCGGGTGCCATTGCACGCCGAGCGCAAAGGCCTGGCTGTCCACGACCGAAATCGCCTCGATCAAACCGTCCGGCGCCACTGCCTCGCAGCGCAGGCCCGGTGCCAGTCGATCAATGCCTTGGCTGTGAATCGAGTTGACCTGAAATTCGGCCGGCAACTCCAGCGCTTCGAACACGCCGCCGGGCTGCACCGCCACCGCATGGGCCGGTGCGTATTGCACCGCCAACTCGGGACTGTCCGCCTCGCGGTGATCGAGCATGCCGGGCAACTCATGGACCTTCTGATGCAGGCTGCCGCCGAACGCCACGTTCATTTCCTGAAAGCCACGGCAAATGCCCAGCACCGGAACACCGGCGGCAATCGCTGCACGCAATAAAGGAAGGGTAGTGGCGTCCCGCGCCGGATCGTGATCCGTGCCCGGAGCACTGGCGGGGCCTTGATAGTGGAAGGGTTCGACATTGGACGGTGAGCCGGTCAGCAACAAACCGTCGAGCTGCGCGAGCAGGTCGTCGATTTCAGTTAATTGGCCCAGGGAAGGAATGACCACGGGCAACCCCAAAGCCGCGACGCTGACAGCACGCAAGTACTTGTCGCCGCTGACGTGGTAGGGGTGCGGGCCAATCTGTTTGACGCACGCTGTAACGCCGATCAATGGCTTGAATGCCATTTTTATCACCTCGAAGTTTCACACTTGAACGAGCTTTTCCGGAGCTTAGCCTTGTTGATTTTAATTAACAACTCTCATGTAAAAAATTCTAAACGCCGACCGTCCGATGCTTAGGATCTGCGCGGGTCTGGCGCCTTGATTGGCACTCTCGTGCCCATAAAAGGCCCGAAAATAAAGGTTGAAAGGCCAAGTGTTCGCTATTGACTTCACTTTGCCGTTCGGGTTGACTGGCCTCGCTACACCGTAGTGAACATAATAATTAACAGCTAATAGGTGCATCATGTCGGTCCCTCTGCGTACCGTTCAACTCAACGAAGCAAACGCATTCCTTAAGAAATATCCTGAGGTTTTGTACGTCGACCTTCTGATTGCGGATATGAACGGTGTGGTGCGCGGCAAGCGCATCGAACGCACCAGTCTTCATAAGGTTTACGAAAAAGGCATCAACCTCCCGGCGTCGCTGTTTGCCCTGGACATCAACGGTTCTACGGTGGAAAGCACCGGCCTGGGTCTGGACATCGGCGACTCAGACCGAATCTGCTACCCCATCCCCGACACCCTGAGCATCGAGCCCTGGCAGAAGCGCCCAACCGCGCAATTGCTGATGACCATGCACGAACTCGAAGGCCAGCCGTTTTTCGCCGACCCGCGTGAAGTTCTCGCGAATGTGGTGCGCAAATTCGATGAAATGGGCCTGACCATCTGTGCGGCGTTTGAGCTTGAGTTCTATTTGATCGATCAGGACAACGTCAACGGTCGTCCGCAGTCGCCGCGCTCGCCTGTTTCGGGCAAGCGCCCGGTGTCGACTCAGGTGTATTTGATCGATGACCTCGACGAGTACGTCGATTGCCTGCAAGACATCCTTGAAGGCGCGAAAGAGCAGGGCATTCCTGCCGACGCGATCGTCAAGGAAAGCGCCCCGGCGCAGTTCGAAGTCAACCTGCATCACGTCAACGACCCGATCAAAGCCTGCGACTACGCGGTGCTGCTCAAGCGTCTGGTGAAGAACATCGCCTACGACCACGAGATGGACACCACGTTTATGGCCAAGCCGTATCCGGGCCAGGCGGGCAATGGTTTGCACGTGCACATTTCGATTCTCGACAAGGAAGGCAACAACATTTTTGCCAGCGAGGATCCCGAGCAGAACGCCGCACTGCGTCACGCGATCGGCGGTGTGCTCGAGACCCTGCCGGCGCAGATGGCTTTCCTCTGCCCGAACGTCAACTCGTACCGTCGCTTCGGCGCACAGTTTTATGTGCCGAACTCGCCGTGCTGGGGCATCGACAACCGTACCGTGGCGGTGCGCGTGCCAACCGGTTCGCCGGACTCGGTGCGCATCGAGCACCGCGTGGCCGGTGCGGATGCCAACCCGTACTTGCTGATGGCCTCGGTGCTGGCCGGGATTCACCACGGCTTGACCAACAAGATCGAGCCCGGCGCCCCGGTTGAAGGCAACAGCTACGAGCAGAACGAGCAGAGCCTGCCGAACAACCTGCGCGACGCATTGCGTGAGCTCGACGACAGCGAAGTCATGGCCAAGTACATCGACCCGCTGTACATCGATGTATTCGTCGCGTGCAAGGAAAGCGAGCTGGCCGAGTTCGAGAACTCCATCTCCGACCTTGAGTACAACTGGTATCTGCACACCGTTTAACGGGGTGGGCTGTTGGGTTTGATGTTGGATGTGATGGCCTCATCGCGAGCAAGCTTTGCTCCTACAGTTTTGCGACGTGCACAAATTCTGTGCCCGACACAAACCCGTAGGAGCAAGGCTTGCCCGCGATGACGGCCGCGCTATCACCACTGCAATCACCTGACACGCCATGTCCCAACGATCACTCATCCCCCCGCGTCGAGTCACAACAATGACAAACACTCGCAGTGACTGGGAGCAACGCTTTCAGTCTTTATCCATCGAAGGTCGGGCATTTATCGACGGCCAATACCGTGATGCACTCAGCGGTGACAATTTCGAATGCATCAGCCCGGTTGACGGCCGCTTCCTGGCCAATGTCGCCAGCACCGACGAAGCCGACGCCAACGCCGCCGTCGCCGTCGCGCGGCGGACCTTCGAGTCTGGCGTGTGGGCGCGCCTCGCACCCGCCGAGCGCAAAACAATCCTCATTCGATTCGCCGATCTGATCCTCGCCAACCAGCAAGAACTGGCGCTGCTCGAGACCCTCGACATGGGCAAACCGATCAGCGACTCGATGAGCATCGACATCCCGGCGACCGCCAACGCGATCCGCTGGAGCGCCGAGGCCATCGACAAAATCTACGACGAAGTCGCCGCCACACCGCACGACCAACTCGGCCTCATCACCCGTGAACCTGCGGGCGTGGTCGCCGCCATCGTGCCGTGGAACTTCCCGTTGATCATGGCCAGTTGGAAGTTCGCCCCGGCGCTCGCGGCGGGCAACTCGTTCATCCTCAAACCGTCGGAAAAATCCCCGCTGACCGCGATCCGCATCGCGCAGTTGGCACTGGACGCGGGCATTCCGAAAGGCGTGTTCAACGTCCTGCCAGGCTACGGCCACACCGTCGGCAAGGCGCTGGCGTTGCACATGGACGTCGACGTGCTGGCCTTCACCGGCTCGACCGCGATCGCCAAGCAACTGTTGATCTATGCAGGGCAAAGCAACATGAAACGCGTCTGGCTCGAAGCAGGGGGCAAGAGTCCAAACGTGGTGTTCGCCGACGCGCCGGATTTGCGCGCGGCAGCACAAGCGGCAGCGGGCGCGATTGCCTTCAACCAGGGCGAAGTCTGCACCGCCGGTTCGCGCTTGCTGGTCGAGCGTTCGATCCGCGAGCAGTTCATTCCGCTGCTGGTCGAGGCGCTGCAAGCGTGGAAACCGGGGCACGCACTCGACCCGGAAACCAGCGTCGGCGCGGTCGTCGATCAGCGCCAATTGGACAACGTTTTGCGCTACATCCAGGTTGGCAAGGACCAGGGCGCCCAACTGATCGCGGGCGGCAGCCGCACCCTCGAAAGCACCGGTGGCCTCTACGTGGAACCGGCGATTTTCGACGGCGTGACCAACGCCATGACCATCGCCCAGGAAGAAATCTTCGGCCCGGTGCTGTCGCTGATCACCTTCGACACCTTCGATGAAGCGCTGGCGATTGCCAACGACAGCATCTTCGGTCTGGCGGCGGGCGTGTGGACCAGCAACCTGAGCAAGGCCCACACCTTCGCCCGCGGTTTGCGCGCCGGCAGCGTCTGGGTCAATCAGTACGACGGCGGCGACATGACCGCGCCGTTTGGCGGGTTCAAGCAGTCGGGTAATGGTCGGGACAAATCGCTGCACGCGTTCGACAAATACACCGAACTCAAAGCGACCTGGATCAAGCTCTGACACCTCTACAACGGCGGCCGCCGGCGATTGCCGACGGCCATCGGAGAACTTTATGAAACACACCACACATGTAAACAGCTACTACGCCGCCACCCGCAATTTCACCGGTGAATTCCCGGTGCTGGAACAAGCGGTGGACTGCGACGTCTGCGTGATCGGCGCCGGTTACACCGGTTTGTCCTCGGCGCTGTTCCTCGCCGAAGCGGGCTACAGCGTGACCGTGCTCGAAGCCGCCAAAGTCGGCTTCGGCGCCAGCGGTCGCAACGGCGGGCAACTGGTCAACTCGTACAGCCGCGACGTTGATGTGATCGAAGAACGCTACGGCGACAAGACCGCCGAAGTCCTCGGCAGCATGATCTTCGAAGGCGCCGATATCATCCGTCAGCGCATCCAGCACTACGACATCCAGTGCGACTACAAGCCCGGTGGCATTTTCGCCGCGCTGAACAAAAAGCAACTCAAAGGTTTGGCCGAGCAGAAAAGCAGTTGGGAACGCTATGGCAACAAAAACCTGCGAATGCTCGACGCGGCGGATATCCAGCGCGAAGTCGGATGCGACAACTACGTCGGCGGTTTGCTCGACATGCAGGGTGGCCATATTCATCCGCTAAACCTGGCGCTCGGTGAAGCCTCGGCGATCATCGGCCTGGGCGGCAAAATCTACGAACAGTCGGCCGCAGTGGAAATCACCTACGGCGAGCCGATCACCGTGCGCACCGCCAAAGGCCTGGTCCGCGCCAAGTATTTGCTGATCGCCGGCAACGCCTATTTGCCGCAAGACCTCGACAACCGCGTGACGCGTAAAAGCATGCCCTGCGGCTCGCAAATCGTCGTCACCGAACCGCTGTCCGAGCAAGTCGCACGCAGCCTGATCAAAAACGATTACTGCGTTGAAGACTGCAATTACCTGCTCGATTACTACCGCCTCACTGCCGACAACCGCTTGCTGTACGGCGGCGGCGTGGTCTACGGCGCGCGCGAGCCGGACGACATCGAGCAGTTGATCAAGCCGAAAATCCTCAAGACCTTCCCGCAGTTGAAGGACGTGAAAATCGACTACCGCTGGACCGGCAACTTCCTGCTGACCATGTCACGCATGCCGCAATTCGGCCGCATCGAGAAAAACGCCTACTACATGCAAGGCTATAGCGGCCACGGCGTCACCTGCTCACACCTGGCCGGCAAACTGATCTCGGAAATGATCCGTGGCGACGCCGAACGCTTCGACGCCTTCGCCTCGCTGCCACACATGCCGATGCTCGGCGGCCGCACCTTCCAGGCCCCACTCACCGCCATGGGCGCCGCGTACTACGCCCTGCGCGACCGCTTCGGCATCTGACCACCCAACCCCTGTAGGAGCGAAGCTTGCTCGCGAAGACGGCGGTACAGTCAGAACTGCTGTCACCTGACCCACCGCTTTCGCGAGCAAGCTCAGCTCCCACAGGATCTCCATGCCAGACAAAAAACTGCGCCCAGCCACGGTCAAACTGTAGGAGCGAAGCTTGCTCGCGAAGACGGCGGTACAGTCAGAACTGCTGTCACCTGACCCTCCGCTTTCGCGAGCAAGCTCAGCTCCTACAGGATTTCTGCCAAACAAAAATCTGTGCCCAGCCACGGTCAAACTGTAGGAGCGAAGCTTGCTCGCGAAGACGGCGGTACAGTCAGAACTGCTGTCACCTGACCCACCGCTTTCGCGAGCAAGCTCAGCTCCTACAGGATTTCTGCCAGACAAAAAAACTGCGCCCAGCCACGGTCAAACTGTGGGAGTGAGCCTGCTCGCGATGAGACCATATCAGTCACCATCAATCCCGCCCGAGCTACCGCAATCGCGACCTGACCCAACCCCGCCAGGCTTTTTTACCCCCCGCCCATCGAACCTGCTGAGCAACACCCCCAAACGTGATTTAATACCCGCCTTTCACGTTTCTGGGACAGGGAAGCGGCGTACCTCGCGGCCAAAAGTCGCCCGCCATCCACCCCCATAACCCCTTAAGTCGTTCACACATAAGGCTGTCATGGACACGGGCTCACGACTCAAATTAGTACGCGAAAGCTACAAACTGTCCCAGCGCGAGCTGGCCCGGCGTAGCGGCGTCACCAATGCCACCATCTCCCTGATCGAACAGAATCGCGTCAGCCCCTCCGTCAGCTCACTGAAAAAACTGCTCGAAGGCATCCCCATGTCCCTCGCGGACTTCTTCACCTTCGACCAGCCGCCGCGTGAGCACCAATACGTGTTCCGCGCCAATGAACAACCGGATCTCGGCCGTCATGGCCTGCGATTGCTGCTGATCGGCGCTTCCGTGCCGAGCCGGCAGATGCGCTTGCTGCGCGAGCAATACGCGCCCGGCGCGAGCTCGGGCGAAGAACCCATCGTCCACGCCGAAGGCGAGGAGTGCGGGCTGGTGACGCGCGGGACGGTGGAGTTGACCGTGGATGGGCAGATCAGTGTGCTGAACGCCGGCGATGGGTATTACTTCCCAACGACACTGCCGCACCGGTTTCGCAATATTGGCCAGGATGAAGCGGAAATTATCAGCGCGAATACGCCAGCTAACTTCTGATATCAAAAATGGACACTGACCTGTAGCGACTTTCATCCGTTGCTACAGGCATCCTTCAAAGTAAATGGATTTACCGCATGGCTACCCACCGCATCCGCGCACTAGCGCTCTGTGTCTTCCATCACGATGGAAAGATACTGGTCAACGAATTCACCGACCCCATCACCAAACAAACCTTCTTCCGACCCATCGGCGGAGGAATCGACTTTGGCGAAACCAGCGCCGACGCCATTGTGCGAGAGGTGCAGGAAGAACTCGATTTGCCGATCACCGATGTCCAATTGATCGGCACGCTTGAAAGCCTCTTTACGTATGCCGGTAAGCCTGGGCACGAGATTGTGCGAGTTTACGATGCGATGTTTGTGGATTCAGCTGTGTACGAACTGCCGTACTTGAATGCTCAAGAGAGTGATGGTGCTGCTTTTACAGCGGCGTGGCATTCATCCGCGAGCTTTACGAACGAATCGCCGTTGGTGCCTGAAGGTCTTTACGATTTATTGAAGAAAATTGCATTGCTGGACTGAAGCTCGTTAGGGAAAGGGAGCGCATTTATTTCGCCCCCAAAATTGACAACCTGGACCATCCCAAACACTATCGACCCATGACCTACACACGCCAGATGAACATGATGTGCACCTGCATAACCGCTTCCGGCGGGCCCTGAGGTCACGCGTTCATAAGATTTGACGCAGCTACCCAAAGCCCCGCCAGCAATGGACGGGGCTTTTTAGTTCTCCGTCCACGGATGGTTAATGGAGATTGAGATGTTCGACATCAGACGTGCCGTACACAGCTATCCTCACTTCGCATTCGACGCTAGTGGGTTGAATTGATGCGAAAGTTCTACAGGTCGATCTGAATGAATTGATCTGTAGCTTTTTTGTATTTTGAAATAAGGCTGAAGATAAATATCTGACAAGCATGCCCGCTGGATCAAATAAGGGTGTCCGATGAGTAGGTTGATTCTGTAAGACCATTCCCATATTGCAGGCATGAGTGTTTTTTCTGCTTTAAATAGTTTAATAAAGGTTAAAATCCAGCACCGAAACGATACCCTGTTTTTCCCTGCTGCGAATTTTTACAATAGTTGCAATTATAGATGGGTGGGAGGTTGATCATGATGAAAATGAAAGATATTCAATATTACATATGGGTGTGCTCCATGGTATTTGGATGTGCGGGATTTTATACGGTGATAATCGTCGGAGGCGTGAAACAATTCATTTCAGTGGATAGCAGTTTTTTTCAGATGATCCAAGTAGTCGCATTCCTGATAATGAGCGTTTGCGGATTGTTTTTCTATATCCCCAGGCTACGCAATGTATGGTTAGGCGGGACAATGGAGGAAAAATATCTTAGCCTTCCGGGATCCTGGATTGGGATCGTGCTTGGCTCAGCAACTGGAACGATGATTTTTCTTCCGCAAGTTCAAAAAATACAAGTTGTGAGTCATATGCCTGTAGTGTTAATGGCTGTTATATTGTTTTTTTTCTTTGCGCTAATTCTGATGGTGTTCAGTTTTCTTAATAAAGCTTCTCGGCGGGCTCGCTGAACCATTTTTTATTTGTTTTCAGTTAGAGCATTCGCTGTATTAATTTCGTTAATGATTGATGTAGTGGTTATCCCATCCATAATCGCCTCGAACGCCAGTGCTGGCTTTCCTAGCTGTTCATAGGCCATTTGATAATTGAGTGGGTCGCGGCCAAACAACTGCACCGAATTGGGTCTGCGGACGAAACTGGTCAACCCCTGGATCGATACATACAGGTCGACGGAGTAGTAAGCCATATTACCCGTCTGGGGATCTTCTAATTGCTCCTGGTATATTTTGCGAATAGGGCCTACGACGCTGGGTGCGCCAGGGCCATTGTAAATATTTCCAAACCCTTCATAGATATTGTTAACTCCATGTGCAATCAACGGTCCGCCGGCTATCAGACCCAAACCTCTGGTATTCCCTAGCTTGGATATTCCTGATTCCAGTTGCACAGC
The window above is part of the Pseudomonas prosekii genome. Proteins encoded here:
- a CDS encoding gamma-glutamyl-gamma-aminobutyrate hydrolase family protein — encoded protein: MAFKPLIGVTACVKQIGPHPYHVSGDKYLRAVSVAALGLPVVIPSLGQLTEIDDLLAQLDGLLLTGSPSNVEPFHYQGPASAPGTDHDPARDATTLPLLRAAIAAGVPVLGICRGFQEMNVAFGGSLHQKVHELPGMLDHREADSPELAVQYAPAHAVAVQPGGVFEALELPAEFQVNSIHSQGIDRLAPGLRCEAVAPDGLIEAISVVDSQAFALGVQWHPEWQVLDNPAYLRIFQAFGDACRQRAALRKKR
- a CDS encoding ABC transporter permease subunit; translation: MKRFGFSKFMLIFGLSFIYLPMLILVIYSFNASKLVTVWGGWSIKWYVGLLDNTQLMGSVLRSLEIAFYTAIAAVALGTLAAFVLTRVTRFKGRTLFGGLVTAPLVMPEVITGLSLLLLFVAMAQMIGWPMERGIVTIWIAHTTFCAAYVAVVVSARLRELDLSIEEAAMDLGARPLKVFFLITIPMIAPSLAAGGMMSFALSLDDLVLASFVSGPGSTTLPMEVFSAVRLGVKPEINAVASLILLAVSIVTFMVWYFSRRAEANRKRAIQEAMDQTANESWTQPNSQRAGATA
- a CDS encoding NUDIX hydrolase, with protein sequence MATHRIRALALCVFHHDGKILVNEFTDPITKQTFFRPIGGGIDFGETSADAIVREVQEELDLPITDVQLIGTLESLFTYAGKPGHEIVRVYDAMFVDSAVYELPYLNAQESDGAAFTAAWHSSASFTNESPLVPEGLYDLLKKIALLD
- a CDS encoding NAD(P)/FAD-dependent oxidoreductase, whose protein sequence is MKHTTHVNSYYAATRNFTGEFPVLEQAVDCDVCVIGAGYTGLSSALFLAEAGYSVTVLEAAKVGFGASGRNGGQLVNSYSRDVDVIEERYGDKTAEVLGSMIFEGADIIRQRIQHYDIQCDYKPGGIFAALNKKQLKGLAEQKSSWERYGNKNLRMLDAADIQREVGCDNYVGGLLDMQGGHIHPLNLALGEASAIIGLGGKIYEQSAAVEITYGEPITVRTAKGLVRAKYLLIAGNAYLPQDLDNRVTRKSMPCGSQIVVTEPLSEQVARSLIKNDYCVEDCNYLLDYYRLTADNRLLYGGGVVYGAREPDDIEQLIKPKILKTFPQLKDVKIDYRWTGNFLLTMSRMPQFGRIEKNAYYMQGYSGHGVTCSHLAGKLISEMIRGDAERFDAFASLPHMPMLGGRTFQAPLTAMGAAYYALRDRFGI
- a CDS encoding glutamine synthetase family protein codes for the protein MSVPLRTVQLNEANAFLKKYPEVLYVDLLIADMNGVVRGKRIERTSLHKVYEKGINLPASLFALDINGSTVESTGLGLDIGDSDRICYPIPDTLSIEPWQKRPTAQLLMTMHELEGQPFFADPREVLANVVRKFDEMGLTICAAFELEFYLIDQDNVNGRPQSPRSPVSGKRPVSTQVYLIDDLDEYVDCLQDILEGAKEQGIPADAIVKESAPAQFEVNLHHVNDPIKACDYAVLLKRLVKNIAYDHEMDTTFMAKPYPGQAGNGLHVHISILDKEGNNIFASEDPEQNAALRHAIGGVLETLPAQMAFLCPNVNSYRRFGAQFYVPNSPCWGIDNRTVAVRVPTGSPDSVRIEHRVAGADANPYLLMASVLAGIHHGLTNKIEPGAPVEGNSYEQNEQSLPNNLRDALRELDDSEVMAKYIDPLYIDVFVACKESELAEFENSISDLEYNWYLHTV
- the potA gene encoding polyamine ABC transporter ATP-binding protein — its product is MANASSTYRKALEGHQAPKKVLVKIDRVTKKFDETVAVDDVSLEIHQGEIFALLGGSGSGKSTLLRMLAGFERPTEGRILLDGVDITDMPPYERPINMMFQSYALFPHMTVAQNIAFGLKQDRLSASEIDARVEEMLRLVHMTQYAKRKPHQLSGGQRQRVALARSLAKRPKLLLLDEPMGALDKKLRSQMQLELVQIIERVGVTCVMVTHDQEEAMTMAERIAIMHLGWIAQIGSPVDIYEAPVSRMVCEFIGNVNAFDGTVVEDLEGHAIIHSPDLEQKIYVGHGVSTSVQDKSITYAIRPEKMLVSTTQPEFRYNWSRGKVHDIAYLGGHSVFYVELPGGKIVQSFMANAERRGARPTWDDQVYVWWEDDSGVVLRS
- a CDS encoding cupin domain-containing protein; protein product: MDTGSRLKLVRESYKLSQRELARRSGVTNATISLIEQNRVSPSVSSLKKLLEGIPMSLADFFTFDQPPREHQYVFRANEQPDLGRHGLRLLLIGASVPSRQMRLLREQYAPGASSGEEPIVHAEGEECGLVTRGTVELTVDGQISVLNAGDGYYFPTTLPHRFRNIGQDEAEIISANTPANF
- a CDS encoding ABC transporter permease subunit, which codes for MKTFNQQFLRLVPSGRKVVIGIPFIWLFLFFMLPFFLVMKISFSEAALAIPPYSEIYTFAEQKFELLLNLGNYSLLTQDELYVSAYLGSLKVALLSTLMCLVIGFPMAYAITKASKETQNVLLLLIMMPTWTAILIRVYAWMGILSNNGLLNAFLMWTGLTSAPIEILNTNTAVYIGVVYAYLPFMVLPLYANLVKHDNSLLEAASDLGSSNFNNFWKITVPLAKNGIIAGCMLVFIPVVGEFVIPELLGGPETLMIGRVLWQEFFNNRDWPVASALAVVMLLILIVPILLFNRSQAKEMEARG
- a CDS encoding DUF4225 domain-containing protein, which encodes MQAQAHTVLGATRVNESTCDIHDVTRAASDLVAFGCTLGATQFFDSFMQIQFSSIISSYANEIIAAVDEGIISAQEALQEIRLEYAELSSKALFYAQNGAGVIAGAVQLESGISKLGNTRGLGLIAGGPLIAHGVNNIYEGFGNIYNGPGAPSVVGPIRKIYQEQLEDPQTGNMAYYSVDLYVSIQGLTSFVRRPNSVQLFGRDPLNYQMAYEQLGKPALAFEAIMDGITTTSIINEINTANALTENK
- a CDS encoding aldehyde dehydrogenase; translation: MTNTRSDWEQRFQSLSIEGRAFIDGQYRDALSGDNFECISPVDGRFLANVASTDEADANAAVAVARRTFESGVWARLAPAERKTILIRFADLILANQQELALLETLDMGKPISDSMSIDIPATANAIRWSAEAIDKIYDEVAATPHDQLGLITREPAGVVAAIVPWNFPLIMASWKFAPALAAGNSFILKPSEKSPLTAIRIAQLALDAGIPKGVFNVLPGYGHTVGKALALHMDVDVLAFTGSTAIAKQLLIYAGQSNMKRVWLEAGGKSPNVVFADAPDLRAAAQAAAGAIAFNQGEVCTAGSRLLVERSIREQFIPLLVEALQAWKPGHALDPETSVGAVVDQRQLDNVLRYIQVGKDQGAQLIAGGSRTLESTGGLYVEPAIFDGVTNAMTIAQEEIFGPVLSLITFDTFDEALAIANDSIFGLAAGVWTSNLSKAHTFARGLRAGSVWVNQYDGGDMTAPFGGFKQSGNGRDKSLHAFDKYTELKATWIKL